The proteins below come from a single Piscinibacter gummiphilus genomic window:
- a CDS encoding SDR family NAD(P)-dependent oxidoreductase, whose translation MSISFDGRVAIVTGAGGGLGREHALALAQRGAKVVVNDLGPGAQTVADEIKAAGGQAIAVSCSVTDFDAVQAMVKTTMDTWGRVDILVNNAGILRDKSFSKMEMADFKLVVDVHLMGAVYCTKAVWDIMRAQKYGRIVNTTSSSGLFGNFGQSNYGAAKMALVGLMQTLSLEGAKDNVKVNCLAPTAATAMTEGLMPQVVLDKLAPAAVTPGLLYLVSEDAPTRVILNAGAGTFARSYVTMTLGTHIGTGADADDQVAAQFEAISSRDDEVVPQSGSEQGRNEVGKAMAASS comes from the coding sequence ATGAGCATTAGCTTTGACGGCCGTGTCGCGATCGTGACAGGCGCAGGTGGCGGCTTGGGCCGCGAGCACGCACTCGCGCTCGCCCAGCGTGGCGCGAAGGTGGTGGTGAACGACCTGGGCCCTGGCGCACAGACCGTGGCCGACGAGATCAAGGCTGCCGGCGGCCAGGCCATCGCGGTGTCGTGCTCGGTGACCGACTTCGACGCGGTGCAGGCCATGGTCAAGACGACGATGGACACCTGGGGCCGTGTCGACATCCTCGTCAACAACGCCGGCATCCTGCGCGACAAGAGCTTCTCGAAGATGGAAATGGCCGACTTCAAGCTCGTGGTCGACGTGCACCTCATGGGCGCCGTGTACTGCACCAAGGCAGTGTGGGACATCATGCGCGCCCAGAAGTACGGCCGCATCGTCAACACCACCTCGTCGTCGGGCCTCTTCGGGAACTTCGGCCAGTCGAACTACGGCGCCGCCAAGATGGCGCTCGTCGGCCTGATGCAGACGCTCTCGCTCGAAGGCGCCAAAGACAACGTGAAGGTCAACTGCCTGGCCCCGACCGCCGCCACCGCGATGACCGAAGGCCTGATGCCGCAGGTCGTGCTCGACAAGCTGGCACCCGCGGCCGTGACGCCCGGCCTGCTCTACCTCGTGAGCGAAGACGCGCCGACGCGCGTGATCCTCAACGCCGGCGCAGGCACCTTCGCCCGCAGCTACGTGACCATGACGCTCGGCACGCACATCGGCACCGGTGCCGATGCCGACGACCAGGTGGCCGCGCAGTTCGAAGCGATCTCGTCGCGCGACGATGAGGTCGTGCCGCAAAGCGGCAGCGAGCAAGGCCGCAACGAGGTGGGCAAGGCGATGGCGGCGTCGAGCTGA
- a CDS encoding hybrid sensor histidine kinase/response regulator, which translates to MRGAFEASMEVAWVDRAFWILPRMTALNIFVAVVLMPWFWPLLPTNVLAAWLAALGVFVVSRVLAIRHLKRWRADPQRKAEGSYNRFFLLAVVSGVYWGITAWLLFPYGGAKEQMLLGFVLYGLCVLNSYHISMKYYAFEAHFFCSLMPMVAHIALGGDASSILIALTLLVIVGGTGFLSRFYLMNFRKLGEGMMWQMGQEKAAADEARRAADVARHEAEVANRAKTQFFAAASHDLRQPLHAMGLLAEALSQRSHDKELAPLVASINGSVDALEGLFSELLDITKIDSGAVTVSPEHFAAGEIFRKLRLHFEPVAFDKGLSLRFRGGDKLLHADPVLVERILRNLVSNAVRYTHDGSVLVSCRRRGQQVRLQVWDTGVGIPENERERIFEEFYQVADTQAQVPQDRKGLGLGLSIARRLASLMDAPLALRSEPGRGSVFTIDLPVGDASQAHALHEPCGPAASARALVGRTIVVVDDDATIRAGLKALLEGWGAEVQAFGNLQGVRNWAAQADAVRPDLLIADYRLDGLHTGVEAITAVRGRFDGDLPAIMITGSLAGDLDSESADHDFQLLLKPVAPHKLRALVNFALAGAEGPRAAVLTTST; encoded by the coding sequence GTGCGCGGGGCATTCGAGGCCAGCATGGAAGTGGCGTGGGTGGACCGTGCGTTCTGGATCCTCCCGCGCATGACGGCCCTCAACATCTTCGTGGCCGTGGTGCTGATGCCGTGGTTCTGGCCCCTGCTGCCCACGAACGTGCTCGCCGCGTGGCTCGCGGCCCTGGGGGTCTTCGTCGTGTCGCGCGTGTTGGCGATCCGCCACCTGAAGCGCTGGCGCGCCGACCCTCAACGCAAGGCCGAAGGCTCCTACAACCGCTTCTTCCTGCTGGCCGTGGTGTCGGGTGTGTACTGGGGCATCACCGCCTGGCTGCTGTTCCCCTACGGCGGCGCGAAGGAGCAGATGCTGCTCGGCTTCGTGCTCTACGGGCTGTGCGTGCTCAACTCGTATCACATCTCGATGAAGTACTACGCCTTCGAGGCGCACTTCTTCTGCTCTCTGATGCCGATGGTCGCGCACATCGCGCTGGGGGGTGATGCCTCGAGCATCCTGATCGCGCTGACCCTGCTCGTGATCGTGGGCGGCACGGGCTTCCTGTCGCGCTTCTACCTGATGAACTTCCGCAAGCTCGGCGAGGGCATGATGTGGCAGATGGGCCAGGAGAAGGCCGCAGCCGACGAAGCCCGCCGCGCGGCCGACGTGGCGCGGCACGAGGCCGAGGTGGCCAACCGCGCCAAGACCCAGTTCTTCGCCGCCGCGAGCCACGACCTGCGCCAGCCGCTGCATGCGATGGGCCTCCTCGCCGAGGCCTTGAGCCAGCGCAGCCACGACAAGGAACTCGCCCCCCTCGTGGCCAGCATCAACGGCTCGGTCGATGCGCTCGAAGGGCTCTTCTCCGAGCTGCTCGACATCACCAAGATCGACAGCGGCGCCGTCACCGTGTCACCCGAGCACTTTGCGGCGGGCGAGATCTTCCGCAAGCTGCGCCTGCACTTCGAGCCGGTGGCGTTCGACAAGGGCCTGTCGCTGCGCTTTCGCGGCGGGGATAAGTTGCTTCACGCCGACCCGGTGCTCGTCGAGCGCATCCTGCGCAACCTCGTCTCCAACGCCGTGCGCTACACCCATGACGGCAGCGTGCTCGTGAGCTGCCGCCGCCGCGGCCAGCAGGTGCGGCTGCAGGTGTGGGACACCGGCGTCGGCATTCCTGAGAACGAGCGCGAGCGCATCTTTGAAGAGTTCTACCAGGTGGCCGACACCCAGGCGCAGGTGCCGCAGGATCGCAAGGGTCTGGGCCTCGGCCTTTCCATCGCGCGGCGTCTGGCCTCGCTGATGGACGCGCCGCTGGCCCTGCGCTCCGAGCCCGGCCGTGGCTCGGTCTTCACGATCGATCTGCCGGTGGGCGATGCCTCGCAGGCGCATGCGCTCCACGAGCCGTGCGGCCCGGCGGCCTCGGCGCGGGCGCTGGTCGGCCGAACGATCGTGGTGGTGGACGACGACGCCACGATCCGCGCGGGCCTCAAAGCGCTGCTCGAAGGCTGGGGCGCAGAAGTGCAGGCCTTCGGCAACTTGCAGGGGGTGCGAAACTGGGCCGCGCAGGCGGATGCCGTGCGGCCCGACCTGCTGATTGCCGACTACCGCCTCGACGGCCTCCACACCGGCGTGGAGGCCATCACGGCGGTGCGGGGGCGTTTCGATGGCGACCTGCCCGCCATCATGATCACCGGCAGCCTGGCTGGCGATCTCGACAGCGAGTCTGCCGACCACGATTTCCAGCTGCTGCTGAAGCCGGTGGCACCTCACAAGCTGCGGGCGCTGGTGAACTTCGCGTTGGCGGGCGCCGAAGGCCCTCGCGCCGCCGTGCTCACCACTAGTACTTAG
- a CDS encoding acyl-CoA dehydrogenase family protein: MNFSMSERQIYWRDRVVDFMNKYVYPAVPTYYEQMKGFGTNRWQVVPVVEELKAIAKKEGLWNLFLPKDSLPEDSPYRGAGLTNLEYAMCAEEMGKVGFASEVFNCSAPDTGNMEVLARYANDAQKKMWMEPLLDGKIRSAFLMTEPAVASSDATNIALEIKRDGDHYVLNGRKWWSSGVGDPRCKIAIVMGKSNPDAPSHAQQSQILVPMDTPGITVLRMLPVFGFDDAPHGHAEVVFKDVRVPLENLLLGEGRGFEIAQGRLGPGRIHHCMRTIGSAEVALEKMMKRLQSRVAFGKRIIDQSLWEERIATARIDIEMTRLLCLKAADMMDKVGNKVARLEIAMIKVAAPRMALKIIDDAIQAHGAGGVSEDFGLAKQYASMRTMRLADGPDEVHNRAIARWEMGKYRAPKSA, from the coding sequence ATGAATTTCTCGATGTCCGAACGCCAGATCTACTGGCGCGACCGCGTGGTCGACTTCATGAACAAGTACGTGTACCCCGCGGTGCCCACCTACTACGAGCAGATGAAGGGCTTCGGCACCAACCGCTGGCAGGTCGTGCCGGTGGTCGAGGAGCTCAAGGCCATCGCCAAGAAGGAAGGCCTGTGGAACCTCTTCCTGCCGAAAGATTCTCTGCCCGAAGACAGCCCCTACCGCGGTGCCGGCCTCACCAACCTCGAGTACGCAATGTGCGCGGAAGAGATGGGCAAGGTGGGCTTCGCCTCTGAAGTCTTCAACTGCTCGGCGCCCGACACCGGCAACATGGAAGTGCTGGCGCGTTATGCGAACGACGCGCAGAAGAAGATGTGGATGGAGCCTCTACTTGACGGCAAGATCCGCTCGGCCTTCCTGATGACCGAGCCCGCCGTGGCCTCGTCCGACGCCACCAACATCGCGCTCGAGATCAAGCGCGACGGCGACCACTACGTGCTCAACGGCCGCAAGTGGTGGTCGTCCGGCGTGGGCGACCCGCGCTGCAAGATCGCCATCGTGATGGGCAAGAGCAACCCCGACGCGCCCTCGCACGCCCAGCAGTCGCAGATCCTCGTGCCGATGGACACCCCGGGCATCACCGTGCTGCGCATGCTGCCGGTGTTCGGCTTCGACGACGCACCGCACGGCCACGCCGAAGTGGTGTTCAAGGATGTGCGTGTGCCGCTTGAGAACCTGCTCCTCGGCGAAGGCCGCGGCTTCGAGATCGCGCAGGGCCGCCTCGGCCCGGGCCGCATCCACCACTGCATGCGCACCATCGGCAGCGCCGAAGTGGCGCTCGAGAAGATGATGAAGCGCCTGCAGTCGCGCGTGGCCTTCGGCAAGCGCATCATCGACCAGTCGCTGTGGGAAGAGCGCATCGCCACCGCCCGCATCGACATCGAGATGACGCGCCTCCTGTGCCTGAAGGCGGCCGACATGATGGACAAGGTCGGCAACAAGGTCGCCCGCCTCGAGATCGCGATGATCAAGGTCGCCGCCCCGCGCATGGCGCTCAAGATCATCGACGACGCGATCCAGGCGCATGGCGCCGGTGGTGTGTCGGAAGACTTTGGCCTCGCCAAGCAATACGCCAGCATGCGCACGATGCGCCTGGCCGACGGCCCCGACGAAGTGCACAACCGCGCCATCGCCCGCTGGGAGATGGGCAAGTACCGCGCCCCGAAGTCGGCCTGA
- a CDS encoding alpha/beta hydrolase, translated as MTAESSKELNIQSPLAPFKGEKPEAPSWFDKALRREPARSFVEVKGARIETLTWGELGKPGLVLLHGNRAHADWYSFIAPFFADDFRVVAMSWSGMGGSDWRDSYSIELLSEEVAAVAEAAGMFESKTKPVVVAHSFGGFPALRYSARAGKAVGGLVLVDCPVMSPEMRKARRGPGPAGLEPRPNRVYETLPSALARFRFAPPQVCKNLYIADHIARTSLKKAPLEGGQGEGWTWRFDPFQWRDMRMENPLPDFHALQCPVAIVWGAQSMLFDADILAYIAGLSPVGTPRIEIPAARHHLMVDQPLAFVTALRGLLFGWPARTAARPAE; from the coding sequence ATGACCGCCGAAAGCTCCAAGGAACTCAACATTCAATCACCACTGGCACCGTTCAAAGGGGAGAAACCCGAGGCGCCGAGTTGGTTCGACAAGGCCCTGAGACGCGAGCCCGCGCGCAGCTTCGTCGAGGTGAAGGGGGCGCGCATCGAAACGCTCACCTGGGGCGAGCTCGGCAAGCCCGGCCTCGTGCTCCTGCACGGCAACCGCGCGCATGCCGACTGGTACAGCTTCATCGCGCCCTTCTTCGCCGACGACTTCCGCGTGGTCGCGATGTCGTGGTCGGGCATGGGCGGCTCCGACTGGCGCGACAGCTATTCCATCGAGCTGCTGTCGGAAGAGGTGGCAGCCGTGGCCGAGGCTGCGGGCATGTTCGAGAGCAAGACCAAGCCGGTGGTCGTGGCGCATTCGTTCGGCGGCTTTCCCGCGCTGCGCTACAGCGCGCGCGCCGGCAAGGCAGTGGGCGGCCTCGTGCTGGTCGACTGCCCCGTCATGTCACCCGAGATGCGCAAAGCGCGCCGTGGCCCCGGCCCGGCCGGGCTGGAGCCTCGCCCCAACCGCGTCTACGAGACGCTGCCTTCGGCCCTGGCGCGCTTTCGCTTCGCGCCACCCCAGGTCTGCAAGAACCTCTACATCGCCGATCACATCGCACGCACGTCTTTAAAGAAGGCTCCGCTCGAAGGAGGCCAGGGCGAAGGCTGGACCTGGCGCTTCGATCCTTTCCAGTGGCGCGACATGCGGATGGAAAACCCGCTGCCCGACTTCCACGCGCTGCAGTGCCCAGTGGCCATCGTGTGGGGCGCGCAGTCGATGCTGTTCGACGCCGACATCCTGGCCTACATCGCCGGGCTGTCACCCGTTGGCACACCGCGCATCGAGATCCCCGCCGCACGCCACCACCTGATGGTCGACCAGCCGCTCGCCTTCGTCACCGCACTGCGCGGCCTGCTCTTCGGTTGGCCCGCGCGCACCGCGGCCCGCCCTGCGGAATAG
- a CDS encoding ABC transporter permease: protein MRGYVIRRVLSLLPTLFFASLIVFITVRLIPGDIIDMMLSQNDVAADSKSREQVVAALGLDKPMWEQYVTWVSNIIFRGDLGSSLWQNSPVTEFLKARMPVTFELGLLALIVGLLIAIPIGVYSAIRQDTAGDYVGRSFSILLLAVPSFWIGTMVMVFPSIWWGWSPEVEYVPFFTDPIQNLKQMIIPAIILGAALSAITMRLTRTMMLEVLRQDYIRTAWAKGLSEPLVVMRHALRNALIPVVTLIGLQAPLLIGGAVIIEQIFVIPGMGLLLLDAVNQRDYPIITGVFLVVGVAVMLINLVVDLSYGLLDPKVRYR, encoded by the coding sequence ATGCGCGGCTATGTGATCCGGCGCGTGCTGTCGCTGCTGCCGACCCTCTTCTTCGCCAGCCTCATCGTGTTCATCACGGTGCGGCTGATCCCCGGCGACATCATCGACATGATGCTGAGCCAGAACGACGTGGCGGCCGACAGCAAGAGCCGCGAACAGGTCGTGGCGGCCCTCGGCCTCGACAAGCCGATGTGGGAGCAGTACGTCACCTGGGTGTCGAACATCATCTTCCGCGGTGACCTCGGCAGCTCGCTGTGGCAGAACTCGCCCGTCACCGAATTCCTGAAGGCGCGCATGCCGGTGACCTTCGAACTCGGGCTGCTGGCGCTGATCGTCGGCCTCTTGATCGCCATTCCCATCGGCGTGTATTCGGCGATCCGCCAGGACACCGCGGGCGACTACGTCGGCCGCTCGTTCTCCATCCTCCTGCTCGCGGTGCCGAGCTTCTGGATCGGCACGATGGTGATGGTGTTCCCGTCGATCTGGTGGGGCTGGTCGCCCGAGGTGGAGTACGTGCCCTTCTTCACCGACCCGATCCAGAACCTCAAGCAGATGATCATCCCGGCGATCATCCTGGGCGCTGCGCTCTCGGCCATCACCATGCGCCTCACGCGCACCATGATGCTCGAGGTGCTGCGGCAGGATTACATCCGCACCGCCTGGGCCAAGGGCCTCTCCGAGCCGCTCGTCGTGATGCGGCACGCACTGCGCAACGCGCTGATCCCGGTCGTCACGTTGATCGGCCTGCAGGCGCCGCTGCTCATCGGCGGCGCGGTGATCATCGAACAGATCTTCGTGATCCCCGGCATGGGCCTGCTGCTGCTCGATGCGGTGAACCAGCGTGACTACCCCATCATCACCGGCGTCTTCCTCGTGGTCGGCGTGGCGGTGATGCTCATCAACCTGGTCGTGGACCTGAGCTATGGCCTGCTCGATCCCAAGGTGAGGTACCGCTGA
- a CDS encoding ABC transporter permease, which produces MAAVIENTVAAVAATPRAPSRNLVKRLFKQKPLGTAGGLVLLFMLVVGVFAEFFAPYGYNEINMIERLQAPSWAHWFGTDNLGRDVLSRCIYGARLSVIIGCSAALLSTIISIIIGVTSGYWSGRFDMVMQRFVDAWMSFPGLIILIVVVSVFGPGMPQTIITLGVLLGIDGSRIVRSAVVAVRENMYVHAAQSLGASSLRILWKHILPNVMPVVIVIFTTRVGTVILAESGLAFLGLGVPPPAPTWGGMLSGSGRTYMFQGPWLALAPGLCLTVMVYATNVFGDALRDLLDPRMRGSR; this is translated from the coding sequence ATGGCTGCCGTGATCGAAAACACTGTCGCGGCGGTGGCCGCCACGCCGCGCGCGCCCTCGCGCAACCTCGTCAAGCGCCTCTTCAAGCAGAAGCCGCTCGGCACCGCCGGTGGCCTGGTGCTGCTCTTCATGCTGGTGGTGGGCGTCTTCGCCGAGTTCTTCGCGCCCTACGGCTACAACGAGATCAACATGATCGAGCGCCTGCAGGCGCCGTCGTGGGCGCACTGGTTCGGCACCGACAACCTCGGCCGCGACGTGCTCTCGCGCTGCATCTACGGCGCGCGCCTGTCGGTGATCATCGGTTGCTCGGCGGCGCTGCTCTCCACCATCATCTCGATCATCATTGGCGTGACCAGCGGCTACTGGAGCGGCCGCTTCGACATGGTGATGCAGCGCTTCGTCGACGCGTGGATGAGCTTCCCCGGCCTCATCATCCTGATCGTCGTCGTCTCGGTGTTCGGCCCCGGCATGCCGCAGACCATCATCACGCTGGGCGTGCTGCTGGGCATCGACGGCTCGCGCATCGTGCGCAGCGCGGTGGTGGCCGTGCGCGAGAACATGTACGTGCACGCGGCGCAGTCGCTCGGCGCCTCGTCGCTGCGCATCCTGTGGAAGCACATCCTGCCCAACGTGATGCCGGTGGTGATCGTGATCTTCACGACGCGCGTGGGCACGGTGATCCTGGCCGAGTCGGGCCTGGCCTTCCTCGGGCTGGGTGTGCCGCCACCGGCTCCCACCTGGGGCGGCATGCTCTCCGGCAGCGGCCGCACCTACATGTTCCAGGGCCCGTGGCTGGCCCTGGCCCCGGGCCTGTGCCTGACCGTGATGGTCTACGCGACCAATGTGTTCGGCGATGCCCTGCGCGACCTGCTCGACCCGCGCATGCGTGGCTCGCGCTGA
- a CDS encoding ABC transporter substrate-binding protein, producing MQLTTLARQLRAIASLAIAPAALSLVSQAALAQAEKPQYGGQLNIGNVYVTVSPLSSDHADWAWKHNQDTGLVYEQLFSADLTKSKRNGGKYTFSADAWLPPDALRGELAESWKMEQNPMRVVVKLRKGVMFPARPGVMEARELTAEDVVASYDRLNKSPKKIPGYFEHLTKVEANDKHTVTFHFKEYNAEWDYRFGWGYYSAIVPKEVVAAGAKDWKNLNGTGPFMFDSYTQSASLTFTKNPNYWDKEKIGGQEYKLPFVDKITYRYIKDEATFLTALRTGKIDMLEAVRWSAVEELKRSAPQIKWNKYLANGGNFIALRMDTKPLDDLRVRRALNMAVDKQAIIKGYFGGNGEMLNYPMHVNYTGYYEPLESMPPEIKELYTYNPAKAKQLLAEAGLPKGFSFKVQTSSSSVDADLLAMIASYLQKVGVTMEIETLDYGAYLSAMTTRKNAPGYFMFLGHTNPTTALRKSFVKGQMWNPSQFYDPTIEKMMAEVLAEPDERVRQVKVRQMTRIILAQAPAIFLPSPYVYTGWWPWVKNYGGELRAGAERPGPIHARIWVDQELKKKMGK from the coding sequence ATGCAACTCACGACCTTGGCGCGACAGCTGCGCGCCATCGCTTCTCTGGCAATCGCTCCTGCAGCCCTCTCGCTCGTTTCCCAGGCTGCCCTGGCCCAGGCCGAAAAGCCGCAATACGGCGGCCAACTCAACATCGGCAACGTCTACGTGACGGTCTCGCCGCTGTCGTCCGACCACGCCGACTGGGCGTGGAAGCACAACCAGGACACCGGCCTCGTCTACGAGCAGCTCTTCTCCGCCGACCTCACGAAGTCCAAGCGCAACGGCGGCAAGTACACCTTCAGCGCCGACGCCTGGCTGCCACCCGACGCGCTGCGCGGCGAGCTCGCCGAGAGCTGGAAGATGGAGCAGAACCCGATGCGCGTGGTGGTCAAGCTGCGCAAGGGCGTGATGTTCCCGGCCAGGCCCGGCGTGATGGAAGCACGCGAGCTGACTGCGGAAGACGTGGTCGCGAGCTACGACCGCCTCAACAAGAGCCCGAAGAAGATCCCCGGCTACTTCGAACACCTCACCAAGGTCGAGGCGAACGACAAGCACACCGTCACCTTCCACTTCAAGGAATACAACGCCGAGTGGGACTACCGCTTCGGCTGGGGCTACTACTCGGCCATCGTGCCGAAGGAAGTGGTGGCCGCCGGTGCCAAGGACTGGAAGAACCTCAACGGCACCGGGCCGTTCATGTTCGACAGCTACACGCAGAGCGCGTCGCTCACCTTCACGAAGAACCCGAACTACTGGGACAAGGAAAAGATCGGCGGCCAGGAATACAAGCTGCCCTTCGTCGACAAGATCACCTACCGCTACATCAAGGATGAAGCCACGTTCCTGACGGCGCTGCGCACCGGCAAGATCGACATGCTGGAAGCGGTGCGCTGGAGCGCGGTCGAAGAGCTGAAGCGCTCGGCCCCCCAGATCAAGTGGAACAAGTACCTGGCCAACGGCGGCAACTTCATTGCGCTGCGCATGGACACCAAGCCGCTGGACGACCTGCGCGTGCGCCGCGCCCTGAACATGGCGGTGGACAAGCAGGCCATCATCAAGGGCTACTTCGGCGGCAACGGCGAGATGCTCAACTACCCGATGCACGTCAACTACACCGGGTACTACGAGCCGCTCGAGAGCATGCCGCCCGAGATCAAGGAGCTCTACACCTACAACCCGGCCAAGGCCAAGCAGCTGCTCGCCGAGGCCGGCCTGCCCAAGGGCTTCAGCTTCAAGGTGCAGACCTCCAGCAGCAGCGTCGATGCCGACCTGCTGGCCATGATCGCGTCTTACCTGCAGAAGGTGGGCGTGACGATGGAGATCGAGACGCTCGACTACGGCGCGTATCTCTCGGCCATGACGACCAGGAAGAACGCCCCGGGCTACTTCATGTTCCTCGGCCACACCAACCCGACGACCGCGCTGCGCAAGAGCTTCGTCAAGGGCCAGATGTGGAACCCGTCGCAGTTCTACGACCCGACCATCGAGAAGATGATGGCCGAGGTGCTCGCCGAGCCGGATGAGCGCGTGCGCCAGGTCAAGGTGCGCCAGATGACGCGAATCATCCTCGCGCAGGCGCCCGCCATCTTCCTGCCTTCGCCCTACGTCTACACCGGCTGGTGGCCGTGGGTGAAGAACTACGGCGGCGAGCTGCGCGCCGGCGCCGAGCGCCCCGGCCCGATCCACGCCCGCATCTGGGTCGACCAGGAACTGAAGAAAAAAATGGGGAAGTGA
- a CDS encoding ABC transporter substrate-binding protein — MKTFSSCLHAGALAAAIAVAPAAALAQGKPQYGGELRLGTVYVGISALSWDPADYNWKINHDAGAEYEVLWAGDLSKSVKNGGKHRFVADAWLPSDAIRGELAESWKWTDPLTLEIKLRKGVMYPEKPGVMKSREFVADDVVYAVERQQKSPKKIPEYLDHIAKVTAKDKHTVVFNFKHYNAEWDYRWGWGYYSAIVPKEVVEAGASNWKNVNGTGPFLLQDFQAGNSNTYVKNPIYWDKEKIGGQEYKLPFVDKVTYRTIKDEATRYSLLRTGKLDILEVIRASEVEDLKKQAPQLKWSRTLAMAGTYMAMRVDTKPFDDIRVRQAMNMAVDRQAIIKSIYSGHAEVFGFPMHPDYVGYFEPLSAMPKAVQDLFTYNPTKAKQLLAEAGYPNGFTFKVQYNSVNGTHADLVQMLAAYYDKIGVKLEIQPMEYPAFLSAMTTRTNAPLYLMDNGHTNPTTSIRKNFVKGQVWNPSQWDDPAFERRMNEVLAERDEGKRQIALKVMTREILEKAPYVWLPTPYNHVAWWPWVKNYDGELRAGAVRPWPIYSRIWIDQEMKKKMGK, encoded by the coding sequence ATGAAGACGTTCAGCAGTTGCTTGCATGCAGGCGCCCTCGCGGCCGCCATCGCCGTGGCGCCTGCCGCCGCCCTCGCCCAAGGCAAGCCGCAATACGGCGGCGAGCTGCGGCTGGGCACCGTCTACGTGGGCATCTCCGCCCTGTCGTGGGACCCGGCCGACTACAACTGGAAGATCAACCACGATGCTGGCGCCGAATACGAGGTGCTGTGGGCCGGTGACCTGTCGAAGTCGGTCAAGAACGGCGGCAAGCACCGCTTCGTGGCCGATGCCTGGCTGCCGAGCGACGCGATCCGCGGCGAGCTGGCAGAGAGCTGGAAGTGGACCGACCCGCTCACGCTCGAAATCAAGCTGCGCAAGGGCGTGATGTACCCCGAGAAGCCGGGCGTGATGAAGTCGCGCGAGTTCGTGGCCGACGACGTGGTCTACGCGGTCGAGCGCCAGCAGAAGAGCCCGAAGAAGATCCCCGAGTACCTCGACCACATCGCCAAGGTCACGGCGAAAGACAAGCACACCGTCGTCTTCAACTTCAAGCACTACAACGCCGAGTGGGACTACCGCTGGGGCTGGGGCTACTACTCGGCCATCGTGCCGAAGGAAGTGGTGGAAGCCGGTGCGTCGAACTGGAAGAACGTCAACGGCACCGGCCCCTTCCTGCTGCAGGACTTCCAGGCCGGCAACTCCAACACCTACGTCAAGAACCCCATCTACTGGGACAAGGAAAAGATAGGCGGCCAGGAGTACAAGCTTCCGTTCGTCGACAAGGTGACCTACCGCACCATCAAGGACGAGGCCACGCGCTACTCGCTCTTGCGCACCGGCAAGCTCGACATCCTCGAAGTCATCCGCGCGAGCGAAGTGGAAGACCTGAAGAAGCAGGCGCCGCAGCTCAAGTGGTCGCGCACGCTGGCGATGGCCGGCACCTACATGGCGATGCGCGTCGACACCAAGCCCTTCGACGACATCCGCGTCCGCCAGGCGATGAACATGGCGGTCGACCGCCAGGCCATCATCAAATCGATCTACAGCGGGCACGCCGAAGTGTTCGGCTTCCCGATGCACCCGGACTATGTGGGCTACTTCGAGCCGCTGAGCGCGATGCCCAAGGCCGTGCAAGACCTCTTCACCTACAACCCGACCAAGGCCAAGCAGCTGCTGGCCGAAGCCGGCTACCCCAACGGCTTCACCTTCAAGGTGCAATACAACTCGGTCAACGGCACGCATGCCGACCTGGTACAGATGCTCGCCGCCTACTACGACAAGATCGGCGTCAAGCTCGAGATCCAGCCGATGGAGTACCCGGCCTTCCTGTCGGCGATGACGACGCGCACCAACGCGCCGCTCTACCTGATGGACAACGGCCACACCAACCCGACGACGTCGATCCGCAAGAACTTCGTCAAGGGCCAGGTCTGGAACCCCTCGCAGTGGGACGACCCGGCCTTCGAGCGCCGCATGAACGAGGTGCTGGCCGAGCGTGACGAAGGCAAGCGCCAGATCGCCCTCAAGGTGATGACGCGCGAGATCCTCGAGAAGGCGCCCTACGTGTGGCTGCCCACCCCCTACAACCACGTGGCCTGGTGGCCGTGGGTGAAGAACTACGACGGCGAGCTGCGCGCAGGCGCGGTGCGCCCGTGGCCGATCTATTCCCGCATCTGGATCGACCAGGAAATGAAAAAGAAGATGGGCAAGTGA